The following proteins come from a genomic window of Kitasatospora sp. NBC_01246:
- a CDS encoding GDSL-type esterase/lipase family protein: MIKDLRICFIGDSFTQGVGDPEYRGWVGRVLQETGRAAPAELTAFNLGVRRNTSSDVLRRIWAELDARTLPGADNRLVVSVGSNDATPQDGGPRVAPARCLANLTAILDGARERGLGVLVVGPPPVMCWGRDHLEPLLDLAGRIAGLCAERGVPFVDVTAALAADRVWAAEAAAGDGAHPGAGGYRVLAALVLSGGWRDFVRGARA, encoded by the coding sequence ATGATCAAGGACTTGCGCATCTGCTTCATCGGGGACTCCTTCACCCAGGGCGTCGGTGACCCGGAGTACCGCGGCTGGGTCGGCCGGGTGCTCCAGGAGACCGGCCGGGCGGCGCCCGCCGAGCTCACCGCCTTCAACCTGGGCGTCCGGCGCAACACCTCCTCGGACGTGCTGCGCCGGATCTGGGCGGAGCTCGACGCACGGACCCTGCCGGGCGCGGACAACCGGCTGGTGGTCTCGGTCGGCAGCAACGACGCCACGCCGCAGGACGGCGGACCCCGGGTGGCGCCGGCCCGCTGCCTGGCCAACCTGACCGCGATCCTGGACGGCGCCCGCGAGCGCGGCCTCGGCGTGCTCGTGGTCGGGCCGCCGCCGGTGATGTGCTGGGGCCGGGACCACCTGGAGCCGCTGCTGGACCTCGCCGGGCGGATCGCCGGGCTCTGCGCCGAGCGCGGCGTGCCGTTCGTCGACGTGACGGCCGCGCTCGCCGCGGACCGGGTCTGGGCGGCCGAGGCGGCGGCGGGCGACGGCGCGCACCCGGGCGCCGGCGGTTACCGCGTCCTCGCCGCTCTGGTGCTGTCCGGCGGCTGGCGGGACTTCGTGCGGGGCGCGCGGGCTTGA
- a CDS encoding nitroreductase family protein — protein MVDSAVAGTPAYPTVPLIPMTVPAHEAEARSRSFHDVMARRRTVRDYATRPIPDGVVEWAIRTANTAPSGAHVQPWRFVVITDPERKRRLREAAEAEEREFYAHRASEEWLAALAPIGTDWRKPFLEDAPAVIVVFEVHKGPRSPRPYYTKESVGIAVGLLLATLHQAGLATLTHTPSPMKFLNEVCERPAEERAAYVIPVGYPAEGARVPDLRRKELDDVLTRL, from the coding sequence ATGGTTGACAGTGCAGTGGCAGGGACGCCCGCCTACCCGACCGTCCCGCTGATCCCGATGACGGTGCCCGCCCACGAGGCAGAGGCACGCAGCAGGTCCTTCCACGACGTGATGGCGCGGCGCCGGACCGTCCGCGACTACGCGACCCGCCCGATCCCGGACGGCGTCGTCGAATGGGCGATCCGCACCGCGAACACCGCGCCCAGCGGCGCGCACGTCCAGCCCTGGCGGTTCGTGGTGATCACCGATCCGGAGCGCAAGCGGCGGCTGCGCGAGGCCGCCGAGGCCGAGGAGCGCGAGTTCTACGCGCACCGGGCCTCCGAGGAGTGGCTGGCCGCGCTGGCCCCGATCGGCACCGACTGGCGGAAGCCGTTCCTGGAGGACGCGCCCGCCGTGATCGTCGTCTTCGAGGTGCACAAGGGCCCGCGGTCGCCGCGCCCCTACTACACCAAGGAGTCCGTCGGCATCGCCGTCGGGCTACTGCTCGCCACCCTGCACCAGGCGGGCCTGGCCACGCTCACCCACACCCCGAGCCCGATGAAGTTCCTCAACGAGGTGTGCGAACGCCCGGCCGAGGAGCGGGCCGCCTACGTCATCCCGGTGGGCTATCCGGCAGAGGGGGCGCGCGTCCCCGACCTGCGGCGCAAGGAGCTCGACGACGTGCTGACACGCCTCTGA
- a CDS encoding ABC-F family ATP-binding cassette domain-containing protein codes for MSATLVVKDLVAGHGDRTLFSGLDLVVAPGDVIGLVGVNGAGKSTLLRLLAGLDTPEGGSLRLSPAGANIGHLPQEPERREGESVRDFLARRTGVAAAQAALDLATEGLVESRPGADDDYAASLDRWLDLGGADLEERAEEVAGSLGLTVSLDLPMTALSGGQAARAGLASLLLSRYDVFLLDEPTNDLDLDGLERLESFVKGLRAGTVVISHDREFLARTVTRVLELDLAQQQVNVYGGGYEAYLEERAVARRHAREEYDEYADTKAGLEARARMQRGWMEHGVRNARRKAGDNDKMGRAMRTESTEKQASKARQTQRMIERLDVVEEPRKEWELRMEIATAPRSGAVVATLRGATVRRGDFALGPVDLQIDWADRVAITGANGAGKSTLLAALLGRLELDGGDAALGSGVVVGEVDQARGLFLGGEPLSDAFAAAVPELSPEEVRTLLAKFGLKAAHVLRPADTLSPGERTRAALALLQARGVNLLVLDEPTNHLDLVAIEQLESALASYTGTLLLVTHDRRMLDTVQVNRRIEVRGGRVHES; via the coding sequence ATGAGCGCCACACTCGTAGTCAAGGACCTCGTCGCCGGCCACGGCGACCGCACCCTCTTCTCCGGCCTGGACCTGGTCGTCGCCCCCGGTGACGTGATCGGGCTGGTCGGCGTGAACGGCGCCGGCAAGTCGACGCTGCTGCGGCTGCTGGCCGGGCTGGACACCCCCGAGGGCGGCTCGCTGCGGCTCAGCCCGGCGGGCGCGAACATCGGCCACCTGCCGCAGGAGCCGGAGCGGCGCGAGGGCGAGTCGGTCCGGGACTTCCTGGCCCGCCGCACCGGCGTGGCGGCCGCCCAGGCGGCCCTGGACCTGGCCACCGAGGGCCTGGTCGAGAGCCGCCCCGGCGCCGACGACGACTACGCGGCCAGCCTGGACCGCTGGCTGGACCTCGGCGGCGCCGATCTGGAGGAGCGGGCCGAGGAGGTCGCCGGCTCGCTCGGGCTGACGGTCTCGCTGGACCTGCCGATGACCGCGCTCTCCGGCGGCCAGGCCGCCCGGGCCGGCCTCGCCTCGCTGCTGCTCTCCCGCTACGACGTCTTCCTGCTCGACGAGCCCACCAACGACCTCGACCTGGACGGCCTGGAGCGCCTGGAGTCCTTCGTCAAGGGCCTGCGCGCGGGCACCGTGGTGATCAGCCACGACCGCGAGTTCCTGGCCCGGACGGTCACCCGGGTGCTGGAGCTGGACCTCGCCCAGCAGCAGGTCAACGTGTACGGGGGCGGCTACGAGGCGTACCTGGAGGAGCGCGCGGTGGCCCGCCGGCACGCCCGCGAGGAGTACGACGAGTACGCCGACACCAAGGCCGGCCTGGAGGCCCGGGCGCGGATGCAGCGCGGCTGGATGGAGCACGGGGTGCGCAACGCGCGCCGCAAGGCCGGCGACAACGACAAGATGGGCCGCGCGATGCGGACCGAGTCGACCGAGAAGCAGGCCTCCAAGGCCCGGCAGACCCAGCGGATGATCGAGCGGCTCGACGTGGTCGAGGAGCCCCGCAAGGAGTGGGAGCTGCGGATGGAGATCGCCACCGCGCCGCGCTCCGGCGCCGTGGTCGCCACCCTGCGGGGGGCCACCGTCCGGCGCGGCGACTTCGCCCTGGGACCGGTGGACCTGCAGATCGACTGGGCCGACCGGGTCGCGATCACCGGCGCCAACGGCGCGGGCAAGTCCACCCTGCTGGCCGCGCTGCTCGGCCGGCTCGAACTCGACGGCGGCGACGCCGCGCTGGGCTCGGGCGTGGTCGTCGGCGAGGTGGACCAGGCCCGCGGCCTGTTCCTGGGCGGGGAGCCGCTCTCGGACGCGTTCGCCGCCGCCGTACCGGAGTTGAGCCCGGAGGAGGTGCGCACCCTGCTGGCCAAGTTCGGCCTGAAGGCGGCGCACGTGCTGCGGCCGGCCGACACCCTCTCCCCCGGCGAGCGCACCCGGGCGGCCCTGGCGCTGCTCCAGGCCCGCGGCGTCAACCTGCTGGTGCTGGACGAGCCCACCAACCACCTGGACCTGGTCGCCATCGAGCAGTTGGAGTCCGCGCTGGCCTCGTACACCGGCACGCTGCTGCTGGTCACCCACGACCGGCGGATGCTGGACACGGTGCAGGTCAACCGGCGGATCGAGGTCCGCGGCGGGCGCGTCCACGAGAGCTGA
- a CDS encoding ABC-F family ATP-binding cassette domain-containing protein codes for MASPSTAVLCTDLGFEWPDGTTVLDGFHLAVGPGRTGLIGLNGAGKSTLLRLVAGELTPTAGAVRVGGELGYLPQGLTLDTGLRVDEALGIRATREALHAIESGDTDQRHFDAVGDDWDVEERARATLDRLGLDRLGLDRTTGELSGGEAVLLRLAALLVRRPDVLLLDEPTNNLDRSARERLYETVAGWSGVMVIVSHDRELLQHVDQIADLRDGQVTWYGGNFADYERTVAAQQETAERLLRNAEADVQRQKRDLVDARSKLDRSASYGRKRSVTRNDPHIFAGKLKRQGQETAGRLQGMHTERLEEARQRLTAAEEAVRDDAEIRIDLPRTAVPAGRTVLTLQKVRLPYGTTADLDLRGPERIALIGRNGAGKSTLLRTIAGELAPLEGEITTPVPLRHLPQRLDVLDDGLSVVANVKQFAPAAGDNAIRARLARFLFRGGRADQLAATLSGGERFRATLAALLLADPPPQLLLLDEPTNNLDLASVRQLTQALASYQGALIVASHDLPFLRGLGITRWLELDGELRPVGPR; via the coding sequence ATGGCATCACCCAGTACCGCTGTCCTCTGCACCGACCTCGGCTTCGAGTGGCCCGACGGCACGACCGTGCTCGACGGCTTCCACCTCGCCGTCGGCCCCGGCCGGACGGGCCTGATCGGCCTCAACGGCGCGGGGAAGTCCACTCTGCTGCGCCTCGTCGCGGGCGAACTCACCCCCACCGCCGGCGCCGTCAGGGTCGGCGGCGAGCTCGGCTACCTGCCGCAGGGCCTCACCCTCGACACCGGGCTGAGGGTCGACGAGGCGCTCGGCATCCGGGCCACCCGGGAGGCGCTGCACGCCATCGAGTCCGGCGACACCGACCAGCGCCACTTCGACGCCGTCGGCGACGACTGGGACGTCGAGGAGCGCGCCCGCGCCACCCTCGACCGGCTCGGTCTGGACCGGCTCGGCCTCGACCGCACCACCGGCGAACTCTCCGGCGGCGAGGCGGTGCTGCTGCGGCTGGCCGCCCTGCTGGTGCGCCGGCCGGACGTCCTGCTGCTCGACGAGCCGACCAACAACCTCGACCGGTCCGCCCGCGAGCGGCTCTACGAGACGGTGGCCGGCTGGAGCGGGGTGATGGTGATCGTCAGCCACGACCGCGAGCTGCTCCAGCACGTGGACCAGATCGCCGACCTCAGGGACGGCCAGGTCACCTGGTACGGCGGCAACTTCGCCGACTACGAGCGGACGGTCGCCGCGCAGCAGGAGACGGCGGAGCGGCTGCTGCGCAACGCCGAGGCCGATGTCCAGCGCCAGAAGCGGGACTTGGTCGACGCCCGTTCCAAGCTGGACCGCAGCGCCAGTTACGGCAGGAAGCGCTCGGTCACCCGCAACGACCCGCACATCTTCGCGGGCAAGCTGAAGCGCCAGGGCCAGGAGACCGCCGGGCGGCTCCAGGGCATGCACACCGAGCGACTGGAGGAGGCCAGACAGCGGCTCACCGCCGCCGAGGAGGCGGTCCGCGACGACGCCGAGATCCGGATCGACCTGCCCCGCACCGCCGTGCCGGCCGGGCGCACGGTGCTCACCCTGCAGAAGGTCCGGCTGCCGTACGGCACCACCGCCGACCTCGACCTGCGCGGACCCGAGCGGATCGCCCTGATCGGCCGCAACGGCGCCGGCAAGTCCACCCTGCTGCGCACCATCGCGGGCGAACTCGCCCCGCTGGAGGGGGAGATCACCACCCCGGTGCCGCTGCGCCACCTGCCGCAGCGGCTGGACGTGCTGGACGACGGGCTGAGCGTCGTGGCGAACGTCAAGCAGTTCGCCCCGGCCGCGGGGGACAACGCGATCCGGGCCAGGCTGGCCCGCTTCCTGTTCCGCGGCGGCCGGGCCGACCAGCTCGCCGCCACCCTCTCCGGCGGCGAGCGGTTCCGGGCCACGCTGGCCGCGCTGTTGCTGGCCGATCCGCCGCCGCAGCTGCTGCTGCTCGACGAGCCGACCAACAACCTCGACCTGGCCAGTGTCCGCCAGCTGACCCAGGCGCTCGCGTCCTACCAGGGGGCGCTGATCGTCGCCAGCCACGACCTGCCGTTCCTGCGCGGCCTCGGGATCACCCGCTGGCTGGAGCTGGACGGCGAACTGCGGCCGGTGGGCCCGCGGTAG
- a CDS encoding aldo/keto reductase, whose amino-acid sequence MRTTTLGQQGPEVGVVGLGCMGMTWAYDLRNRDDDTSARVIREALDLGVTLIDTADIYGPYSNEEVVGAALAGPYRERAVLATKVGLVPGTGDRRVDNDGRPEHVRRAIDESLRRLGTDHVDLYQLHRVDPEVPIEETWGALAEAVAAGKALRIGLSEVTVEEIKRAQAVHPVASVQSELSLWTRDALAEVLPYTEAEGIAFLPFSPLGRGFLTGSISSLDELPADDFRRSLPRFQQDALAANLALVAKVKEVADRVGATPAQVALAWVLAQGRYVLPIPGTKTPRYLVDNAGAADLVLSAADLAELDALPAPTGGRY is encoded by the coding sequence ATGCGTACCACCACGCTTGGTCAGCAGGGTCCCGAGGTCGGAGTGGTCGGTCTCGGCTGCATGGGCATGACCTGGGCCTACGACCTGCGCAACCGTGACGACGACACCTCGGCCCGGGTGATCCGCGAGGCGCTGGACCTCGGCGTCACGCTGATCGACACCGCCGACATCTACGGCCCGTACAGCAACGAGGAGGTGGTCGGCGCCGCCCTGGCCGGTCCGTACCGGGAGCGCGCGGTGCTGGCCACCAAGGTCGGCCTGGTGCCGGGCACCGGCGACCGGCGGGTGGACAACGACGGTCGGCCCGAGCACGTGCGGCGCGCGATCGACGAGAGCCTGCGCCGTCTGGGCACCGACCACGTCGACCTCTACCAGCTGCACCGGGTCGACCCGGAGGTGCCGATCGAGGAGACCTGGGGCGCGCTCGCCGAGGCCGTCGCGGCCGGCAAGGCGCTCCGGATCGGGCTCTCCGAGGTCACCGTCGAGGAGATCAAGCGGGCCCAGGCGGTGCATCCGGTGGCGTCCGTGCAGTCCGAGCTGTCGCTGTGGACCAGGGACGCGCTGGCCGAGGTGCTGCCGTACACCGAGGCCGAGGGCATCGCCTTCCTGCCGTTCTCGCCGCTCGGCCGGGGCTTCCTGACCGGCAGCATCTCCTCCCTGGACGAGCTGCCGGCGGACGACTTCCGCCGCTCGCTGCCGCGCTTCCAGCAGGACGCGCTGGCGGCCAACCTGGCCCTGGTGGCGAAGGTGAAGGAGGTCGCCGACCGGGTCGGCGCGACGCCCGCGCAGGTCGCGCTGGCCTGGGTGCTGGCGCAGGGCCGGTACGTCCTCCCGATCCCGGGCACCAAGACGCCGCGCTACCTGGTGGACAACGCGGGGGCGGCCGACCTGGTGCTCTCGGCGGCCGACCTCGCCGAGCTGGACGCGCTGCCGGCGCCGACCGGCGGGCGCTACTGA
- a CDS encoding choice-of-anchor C family protein: MSFPRTRTAAVTLALLVGGVTASAVPARAAGTADRAAAQSRALSRFDDGSFETPKVAANSFLGLSAGQSIGPWRVTGGSVDLIGAGFWQAAEGDQSVDLNGSSQGTVAQTFATTPGATYSVTYALAGNPEGGPAVKTGRALVDGQDFQDFSFDTTGKSRAAMGYVGRQFTFVATSASTTLAFASTTGSGAYGPVVDDVQVRECRACPTC; the protein is encoded by the coding sequence ATGTCGTTCCCGCGCACCCGTACCGCCGCCGTCACCCTCGCGCTGCTCGTCGGCGGCGTCACCGCCTCGGCGGTTCCCGCCCGGGCCGCCGGCACCGCCGACCGCGCGGCGGCCCAGAGCCGGGCCCTCAGCCGCTTCGACGACGGCAGCTTCGAGACGCCGAAGGTGGCGGCGAACTCCTTCCTCGGCCTCTCGGCCGGACAGTCCATCGGCCCGTGGCGCGTCACCGGCGGCAGCGTGGACCTGATCGGCGCCGGCTTCTGGCAGGCCGCCGAGGGCGACCAGTCCGTCGACCTGAACGGCTCCTCCCAGGGCACCGTGGCCCAGACCTTCGCCACCACGCCGGGCGCCACCTACTCGGTGACGTACGCGCTGGCGGGGAACCCCGAGGGCGGACCGGCCGTCAAGACCGGCCGGGCCCTCGTCGACGGCCAGGACTTCCAGGACTTCTCCTTCGACACCACCGGCAAGTCGCGGGCCGCCATGGGGTACGTGGGCCGCCAGTTCACCTTCGTGGCCACCAGCGCCTCCACCACACTGGCCTTCGCCAGCACCACCGGCAGCGGCGCCTACGGCCCGGTGGTGGACGACGTCCAGGTCCGGGAGTGCCGGGCCTGCCCCACCTGCTGA
- a CDS encoding Pr6Pr family membrane protein, which translates to MSVRTSPALWWRMGIVLSAGLGLTLQTAPLVYFTIQSNVIVLGYFIGAVYWMVKRGTVDAPAPRLRGAATLYILITGLVSHILLEHGANPLPGLFDGPDKLQHWSSFFLHYVTPVMVIIDWLTLKPRNASAWRDIPLWLAFPLGYAAIVLARNGLFSNYPLPYPYFFFDPTSKGYGYVWGQIALLTVEFVVLAATVVGLDRLGTLVARKLRPATEPTGA; encoded by the coding sequence ATGTCAGTCCGGACCAGCCCCGCGCTCTGGTGGCGCATGGGCATCGTGCTCTCGGCGGGCCTCGGCCTGACCCTCCAGACCGCCCCGCTGGTCTACTTCACCATCCAGAGCAATGTGATCGTGCTCGGCTACTTCATCGGCGCGGTCTACTGGATGGTCAAGCGCGGCACGGTGGACGCGCCCGCCCCCCGGCTGCGCGGGGCGGCCACGCTCTACATCCTGATCACCGGGCTGGTCTCGCACATCCTGCTGGAGCACGGCGCCAACCCGCTGCCCGGACTCTTCGACGGGCCGGACAAGCTGCAGCACTGGTCGTCCTTCTTCCTGCACTACGTGACGCCGGTGATGGTGATCATCGACTGGCTGACGCTGAAGCCGCGCAACGCCTCCGCCTGGCGCGACATCCCGCTCTGGCTGGCCTTCCCGCTCGGCTACGCGGCGATCGTGCTCGCCCGCAACGGGCTGTTCTCCAACTACCCGCTGCCGTACCCGTACTTCTTCTTCGACCCGACGAGCAAGGGCTACGGCTACGTCTGGGGCCAGATCGCGCTGCTGACCGTCGAGTTCGTCGTCCTCGCGGCCACGGTGGTCGGCCTGGACCGGCTCGGCACGCTGGTCGCCCGCAAGCTGCGGCCCGCGACCGAGCCCACCGGGGCCTGA
- a CDS encoding GNAT family N-acetyltransferase, with amino-acid sequence MTHVTPPPCEDVPGPAAAPATGSGTGRRRPAPGEISTGRPPELLRLAGGISLRRRSAAYARALNAAVRTDLEHLRPWLEWAAAAPTLAQTTELTAAGAAAWDAGTDFIYLVGLDAEPGSVIGSFGLHGRIGPGALEIGYWVGSKHGGRGIATAAAGALSAAALALPGVRRVEIHCDQANTASAAVPRKLGFRLARIADAAVRAPGETGRQLVWVKER; translated from the coding sequence ATGACTCACGTCACGCCACCACCCTGCGAGGACGTACCCGGCCCTGCCGCCGCCCCCGCCACCGGATCCGGCACCGGACGGCGCCGACCGGCCCCGGGCGAAATCTCCACCGGCCGGCCGCCGGAACTGCTGCGGCTGGCCGGCGGGATCTCCCTGCGCCGCCGCTCGGCCGCGTACGCGCGCGCGCTGAACGCCGCCGTCCGGACCGATCTGGAGCATCTGCGGCCCTGGCTGGAGTGGGCCGCCGCGGCCCCCACGCTGGCGCAGACCACCGAGCTGACCGCGGCCGGCGCGGCCGCCTGGGACGCGGGCACCGACTTCATCTACCTGGTCGGCCTGGACGCCGAACCCGGCAGCGTCATCGGCTCGTTCGGCCTGCACGGCCGGATCGGGCCGGGGGCGCTGGAGATCGGCTACTGGGTGGGCTCGAAGCACGGCGGCCGGGGCATCGCCACCGCCGCCGCCGGGGCGCTGAGCGCCGCCGCGCTCGCGCTGCCCGGCGTCCGGCGGGTGGAGATCCACTGCGACCAGGCCAACACCGCCAGTGCGGCCGTGCCGCGCAAGCTCGGCTTCCGGCTGGCCCGGATCGCCGACGCGGCGGTCCGGGCGCCCGGTGAGACGGGCCGGCAGCTGGTCTGGGTCAAGGAGCGCTGA
- a CDS encoding trypsin-like serine peptidase produces the protein MSPISRTTRAALGASVVTLTMVVATACGPDNSDATGAQTAAPTAAATTGAGTGTPGAAPVKLPTLDELKKWKFEDWDKWAQQNVITPAVQGFWDLQKILKAKPYKPGPAKEPSGQPTAAQPTAQPTGPTPSQPGSQPPADNGNDPLPKVVQEKPVPHPYAKNFHVNGKLFFQDGAQEYVCSGTVISDPANPGKSNLVWTASHCLHGGKGGKSHTNITFAPAFNSTGVLSGGKQAPLAQAEPYGEWGAVAGIVSPTWADEADPEYGGPWSQYDFGIIRVANPDGSKKSLEEVVGGSVPVWFNAPRDQISAVSSYGFPAGKPFDGMELEHCDSGKPVRHTIDPSRPAMLTIGCNGTGGDSGGGWFATKDGKQVLVSDTSIGGNDNTWEAGPYLDDVAQHALEYISKKTK, from the coding sequence ATGTCACCGATATCCCGGACCACGCGCGCTGCGCTGGGCGCCTCCGTCGTCACGCTGACGATGGTGGTCGCGACCGCGTGCGGTCCGGACAACAGCGACGCCACCGGGGCCCAGACCGCGGCGCCGACCGCCGCCGCGACCACCGGGGCCGGCACCGGCACACCGGGCGCCGCCCCGGTCAAGCTGCCCACCCTCGACGAGCTGAAGAAGTGGAAGTTCGAGGACTGGGACAAGTGGGCCCAGCAGAACGTGATCACCCCGGCCGTGCAGGGCTTCTGGGACCTCCAGAAGATCCTCAAGGCCAAGCCGTACAAGCCCGGCCCGGCCAAGGAGCCCAGCGGCCAGCCGACCGCGGCGCAGCCCACGGCCCAGCCCACCGGCCCGACGCCGAGCCAGCCGGGCTCCCAGCCGCCGGCGGACAACGGCAACGACCCGCTGCCGAAGGTCGTCCAGGAGAAGCCCGTCCCGCACCCGTACGCGAAGAACTTCCACGTGAACGGCAAGCTGTTCTTCCAGGACGGCGCGCAGGAGTACGTCTGCTCCGGCACCGTGATCTCCGACCCGGCCAACCCCGGCAAGAGCAACCTGGTGTGGACCGCCAGCCACTGCCTGCACGGTGGCAAGGGCGGCAAGTCGCACACCAACATCACCTTCGCCCCGGCCTTCAACAGCACCGGCGTGCTGAGCGGCGGGAAGCAGGCGCCGCTGGCGCAGGCCGAGCCGTACGGCGAGTGGGGCGCGGTGGCCGGCATCGTCTCCCCGACCTGGGCGGACGAGGCCGACCCGGAGTACGGCGGCCCGTGGAGCCAGTACGACTTCGGCATCATCCGGGTGGCCAACCCGGACGGCAGCAAGAAGTCGCTGGAGGAGGTCGTCGGCGGCTCCGTGCCGGTCTGGTTCAACGCCCCGCGCGACCAGATCTCCGCCGTGAGCAGCTACGGCTTCCCGGCCGGCAAGCCCTTCGACGGCATGGAGCTGGAGCACTGCGACAGCGGCAAGCCGGTCCGCCACACGATCGACCCGAGCCGCCCGGCGATGCTGACCATCGGCTGCAACGGCACCGGCGGCGACAGCGGCGGCGGCTGGTTCGCGACCAAGGACGGCAAGCAGGTGCTGGTCTCGGACACCTCCATCGGGGGCAACGACAACACCTGGGAGGCCGGCCCCTACCTGGACGACGTCGCCCAGCACGCGCTGGAGTACATCTCCAAGAAGACGAAGTGA
- a CDS encoding sensor histidine kinase, giving the protein MITGVGAGGTARRIGGALLGRRARLRWVHLVLGGALLMPYWMLSTVLLGALDPAHGSVVQVLLYFAALALSLPMAAVTALVPTVRSLEGAAARALCAPERAEEVSAGPARSWAARRRSATWYVLHVLFGGIVSGMTLAGTPFAVVLVITPLGGPAVDDVVRFWQDRGFPAWLPGPVLGLALLLLILATSAGCGALLARWAPVLLGPTPEERLAAAERRAAVLAQRNRLARELHDSVGHALGAVGIQASAAARVLRTDPDFAAEALRAIADTARAAVAELDAVLGLLREEDRADAESAGPTLAGLDDLLRQLARTGVEVGAELAPGLHRLPAAVSREAYRIVQEGLTNVLRHAGPAPAGLRVGLAAGRLEIELTSPLGEARPSRPGGGRGLRGIGERTAVLRGGCAAGPTDDGTTWRLTAWLPLEGAR; this is encoded by the coding sequence GTGATCACGGGGGTGGGCGCGGGCGGCACCGCGCGGCGGATCGGCGGTGCGCTGCTGGGCCGGCGGGCCCGGCTGCGCTGGGTGCACCTGGTGCTCGGCGGCGCCCTGCTGATGCCGTACTGGATGCTCTCGACCGTCCTGCTCGGGGCGCTCGACCCGGCGCACGGCTCCGTGGTCCAGGTCCTCCTCTACTTCGCCGCGCTCGCCCTCTCGCTGCCGATGGCCGCCGTCACCGCCCTGGTGCCGACGGTCCGGTCGCTGGAGGGGGCGGCGGCACGGGCGCTCTGCGCGCCGGAGCGGGCCGAGGAGGTCTCCGCCGGGCCGGCCAGGTCCTGGGCCGCCAGGCGCCGGAGCGCCACCTGGTACGTGCTGCACGTGCTGTTCGGCGGGATCGTCAGCGGGATGACGCTGGCCGGGACGCCGTTCGCGGTGGTGCTGGTGATCACTCCGCTCGGCGGGCCGGCGGTGGACGACGTGGTGCGCTTCTGGCAGGACCGCGGGTTCCCGGCCTGGCTGCCCGGACCGGTGCTCGGCCTCGCGCTCCTGCTGCTGATCCTCGCCACCAGCGCCGGCTGCGGCGCCCTGCTGGCCCGGTGGGCGCCGGTGCTGCTCGGCCCGACCCCGGAGGAGCGGCTGGCCGCCGCCGAACGGCGGGCCGCCGTCCTCGCCCAGCGCAACCGGCTCGCCCGCGAGCTGCACGACTCGGTCGGCCACGCGCTCGGCGCGGTCGGCATCCAGGCCTCGGCGGCGGCCCGGGTGCTGCGGACCGACCCGGACTTCGCCGCCGAGGCACTGCGGGCGATCGCCGATACCGCGCGGGCGGCCGTCGCCGAGCTGGACGCGGTGCTCGGGCTGCTCCGCGAGGAGGACCGGGCGGACGCGGAGTCCGCCGGACCGACCCTGGCGGGGCTGGACGACCTGCTGCGCCAGCTCGCCCGCACCGGCGTCGAGGTCGGCGCCGAGCTGGCCCCCGGGCTGCACCGGCTGCCGGCCGCCGTCTCCCGCGAGGCCTACCGGATCGTCCAGGAGGGTCTGACCAATGTGCTGCGGCACGCCGGGCCGGCGCCCGCCGGGCTCCGGGTCGGCCTGGCGGCGGGCCGGCTGGAGATCGAACTGACCAGTCCGCTGGGCGAGGCCCGGCCCAGCCGCCCCGGCGGCGGCCGGGGGCTGCGCGGGATCGGCGAGCGGACGGCGGTGCTGCGCGGCGGCTGCGCCGCCGGTCCGACGGACGACGGGACGACCTGGCGGCTGACCGCCTGGCTACCGCTGGAGGGAGCACGATGA
- a CDS encoding response regulator transcription factor codes for MNDPTGTVRVVIADDERLVRTGLRVVIDAEPDLTVVGEAADGAAVVPLVRELRPDVVLMDVRMPGIDGIRATEQLVGGMAEPPRILVVTTFEHDDHVYDALRAGAAGFLLKRASAEEMVQAVRLVARGDSLLYPAAVRELALRQRPAGRSAAASGYGPIGRLTEREGQVLRLMAAGLSNGEIAGRLVLSPETVKTHVGSVLAKLGARDRTQAVIAAYESGFVLPG; via the coding sequence ATGAACGACCCGACCGGAACCGTCCGGGTGGTGATCGCGGACGACGAACGGCTGGTGCGGACCGGCCTTCGGGTGGTGATCGACGCGGAGCCGGACCTCACCGTGGTCGGCGAGGCGGCCGACGGCGCCGCGGTCGTCCCGCTGGTGCGCGAGCTGCGTCCGGACGTGGTGCTGATGGACGTCCGGATGCCCGGCATCGACGGCATCCGGGCCACCGAGCAGCTGGTCGGCGGGATGGCCGAGCCGCCCCGGATCCTGGTGGTCACCACCTTCGAGCACGACGACCACGTGTACGACGCGCTGCGGGCCGGCGCCGCCGGGTTCCTGCTGAAGCGGGCCAGCGCGGAGGAGATGGTGCAGGCGGTGCGGCTGGTCGCGCGCGGGGACTCGCTGCTCTACCCGGCCGCCGTGCGCGAACTCGCGCTGCGCCAGCGGCCGGCGGGGCGGTCGGCGGCCGCGTCGGGGTACGGGCCGATCGGGCGGCTCACCGAGCGGGAGGGGCAGGTCCTGCGGCTGATGGCCGCCGGGCTCAGCAACGGCGAGATCGCCGGGCGGCTGGTGCTCAGCCCGGAGACGGTCAAGACGCACGTCGGCAGCGTGCTGGCCAAGCTCGGCGCCCGCGACCGCACCCAGGCGGTGATCGCCGCGTACGAGTCGGGCTTCGTCCTGCCGGGGTGA